The DNA window TCCAGTGCTCGCGACGAGTCCAATCCCGTGAACAACAAGCTTATCAACGTGATAAGTCTGAGGGAAGAAGCCGACATTTTTGTCAGCGGGTATGATTATGCATACTATTAAATAGTTATTCTACTAAACTCCTACGTCACTTTACAGGGTGCAGAAGAACGATCCCATTGTTCTTACAGGGTCTCCATACACAGCGGAGGTTGTCAACTACTACGAGGTCAAGAGCCACGGTCCCAGTACTTTAAGAAATTTGACTGTGTCCCTCTATATTCCCGTGGCCTACCAGCAGTCTGGTTCCACAAATGTTATAAGTATCGTTACGTCCACCCCGAAGATACAGTCCAAGTACTACGATGAACTGCCTATGAAACTCTACTATCAAAATGACGCAATGATCAGGAACATCGCCAAATACCATGAGCAAAGTACTCTGTTCCCCTCCACGGCCCCACAAAATGAGAGTGCCGAGTATCTCGGAGGAAATGTGGATCAAAACTCGAGCATATCGCTGTTGAACGAGAATCTGCCGGTGAATAACACCCTTGTGTTAGACTGCCAGGATTACAACGTCACGATATGCGTCCAGGTGGAAATGCGACTCGAAAGCGGGCTACAACTTAAGCCGGAAGAGCTATCGAACCTGACTGTAAGCTTTATCGTGGATCTCAAGGACGCAGAGGATATCTGGGAGTACTTCGTCATTAAGACCGACTTAAAGGTGTGTAAGATAGGCGATCCCACTTTAAGTTCATTTACCGTGCAAAAGAAGATCCAATCGAACGTTATAAGCAAACATCCTGAAGTTGCCATTTGGAAAATCATTGTGTCCGTGATCGTTGGCATTTTGGTGCTTTCGGCCACAACATATGTCCTTTACAAGGTTCGTATCCATTCGTCTCAGATTTATTTCAGCTCCAAACTGACTTAATTGATTTACTTTATAGCGCGGATTCTTTAAGCGAGCCATCAAAAACGAACTAACACAGTTAATTCGAGATAGTTTTGAGGACGCGATTATAAAGACAGAGGCACAGGAGGATGCTGAGTGTGCGCAGAGTTGGATGaaaatgcaagaaaattaTGAATGAAATAAAGTGGTAATCTTCTCAATTATTCTTCTCAGTTAATGAGGTGAATTtccaattttaaattgttaataatttatttcaataaaaataacgtACAATTCTTAACATAAATAGGTacaatcataaatattttattaaaatgcattgTTATTCTTAATccttgaaaatatttaaaaatctaaTCTAAATTACTAGCACACACTGGCCAAACATGAACAATTTTAGCGATCTTTTAACATACCTATAACATTTAGTCTATGTATATACAATAATATCTATGCCGCCGAAAAAGGCAGttgcacacaaaacacacgaATTTCCCCCAGATAAGCAAGTAAAATGTACTATCTAAGAAGACGTTATACTCGTACACATATGATAACACACATTGCCAAACAGTACATATCGTAGTGAGCCTCGTAGACTACAAAATGTAACTTCGACAGGGACAGGTATAAGTACATATGCTGCGATAGGTTTCTAATTGAGCTGAGGTAAGTGCTCATGATAGGCTTGGATAAAGTAGAGTGGTTGCATTTAGATATGTCTGTGTAAAAGTTGCTTGCAACGTTGCAATATGTATGGCTGACTACACCTAGGAGTTTGTAAAAGTACCGAGTATGTGAATATGTGCACCGCATAAATCAGGCGTTTCaatatgcatatttttggtGGTACCTATTGTATTGACATCGAACGAAAACAGATATTCTATGCGTCTGCCCTTATAGTGTACAATAACAATGAGGCtttctaaataaatacttGTATAAAAATACAGAGAATTTGTGAACTATGTATTGTCAAAATCATTAACACGTACTTAACTGGCGAACCCTcgaataaatatgcataatcTCTGATATCTGTTTCCCAGATCCCAACGCTAGTTCATCAACTTATTTATCACCCACTCCTATGACTAGTTTCCCCATTGAGCACAGTGTGTGACACACACGTTTCATTGGCCTAGACCTTCCACTTTGCTAACACATTGTCTCGTTGAACGGCGGATCCTTTTCCGATTCGGTGCTGCTCTTGATGTTCGACGATAGTTTGGCGATCTCGTCCTGCACCAGGTGGGTGCTGATCTGGGGTATGGATAGCGCCGGATTGCTGCTCTTGGCTGACGAGCCGACGGACTCGTCCGTGCTGGAGCTGCTCTCCTTCAGCACATTCATGCCCAGCTTGCTCGCAAAGGGCTGCGGCTTGAGCGTGGAAATCAGTTTGGCCTGACCAGCCTGGGCCGCCTCCGGTGTCTGAGGCACTGCCTCGGCGGACGGCTGAGACGGCTTGCCCTGGTCGACGCTAAACTGTTTCTTTAGCAGCATCGGACGCACTGGCGGTGCCGGCGCTGCCTGCATCGTCACTGGCCCCGAGGAGCTAAGATCCAGCGAACTAGAGCTCTCCTCTCGCAAACGCCTGCCATCGGCAGCGCCTACCGAGGCGGTACGGATGGGCTGGTAACGCGCCGTGGCAGTGCCGCCCACAGCGCCAACGCTAATGCTAATTCCCGTCGCCGAGTGCGAGTCGCCGGCGTCCAACGAGGGCTCCGCCGTCAGCGAGGGTGTGTCCACATTATAGGAGCCCGTCAGCGAAGTGTTTGTCTCGTTGGAGCTCTGCTTGATAAAGCGGTACGGATGCGCCGAGTAGTCCGTTTCCGTGCTGGAGTTCTTCTGCAGACTCTCACTGGACTTCTTGAACAGCCGACCCTCGTACGGCGGATTAAGGAAGTCACTGGTGGCCCGTGTGGGCACCAACGGTGAGGGATACGTTTGCTGCTCCATCGAGGAGTTGCGCTGCCAGGGGCGCTCGTTCTTCAATTGAAAGCCGCTCGAGATACCGGCCATGGCACCGCAGCTACCGGCCCCGCTGGTATCGCTACTATCGCCTCCGCCGGCACCGCCACCTCCGCCACCGCCCATCAGGTCACCATCTACCGAGGGCTTCGAAGGTGACAGCTCCACGGCGGTCTCTCGGCGCAGCGGGTAGCGATGGCTGTAGTCTATGGATACGCCAATCTGTGGAGGATTACGTTCGTGAGTATTTGATAGAGAGTTATAGATAGACCACATTACCTCGAATCCCTGGGCGCTGGCATCAATTGAGCCGCGGGACTCGATCAGTCCCTCTAGAATCATGTAGTCGTTCTCTTCGCACTCCTTCAGATGCTTCTTCTCCAGCAAAGCCGCAGCTTCAGCCCGCGACATTTCTGTTTTGGGCCGGTCCAAAGAAGCTGTCATTTAAATGGGGTAAAACAAGCGTGAGTTGGgttgcaaattcaataaaaaatcGTGTGTGATGGCATTCATTTCGCTTTGGTGGCGGCGGAAGCAAGGCAATGATACGGGTATTGCGCATTCACCCGGTTAGTTACACACTTTGCTCACGGTTGTTGAAACGCCTCGATGGTAAGCAAAAAACGGGTGACTAGGGCTCATTCGGATTCATTGGATAACCTTGTGCTCCTCGCGGCTTTTGGGCCTGGCTTACCTTTGTTACTTGGCAGGGATACCGTGGGCGATGCAATCATGTGGCAGACGCTCTCCAGCTCGTCCGTGATCGAGGTGTACTCGCTGTGCAGTTTCAGCAAGATATTTCTGGAGGGTTTCGCATGCAATACTGATTTACCTAGAGTTCGGAGTTCGTGGTTAGGTTCAAAGAAAAGATGTGTGCGAgagaacaaacaaaataaaaacttcaTTCGGTTATGGTTAAAGTGCtaatttgttggccaaatcgGTTTGCTggattggtttggtttggtttggattGGTTTTCGtctaattttttttggattaGGTGGAATGGAGTGACGGGTTTAGTAGCCTGAATTTTGAGCGCAGATCAGAGGCTGGCACGGTTTCCATCCTTCGATGGTTGCTTACCCGGATGTGCGGATCCCTGGCCCACGGGCGTATCCTTGTCGCTGTCCGGTTCCGATTGTGTGAGGCTCATCTGGCGGCGGGACAACGAGGCCAGCTGGTTGAGGCTGATGTGCGACCGGTTTATGTCCGCCCCGGTTAAGGAGTACGTTTCCGAGTTGCGGCGACACAGGGATACCGTGCGCTGTCGCAGTGCTCGATGTCTGGCAGCTGTTTGCGATAAAAAGATACTTTTATACTCATTCCATACTTATAAGACCTTCTTGGGGATAGAGAACAGCGAACAGGACACATTGCAGTGAAGGCTGTGCGATTAGGACATTACCCTCAAAGTTGATGTCTGGCGTCGCATCATCAGAGTTGTCGCCTCCGACGAGCGTCTggtcgtcgtcgttgttgcCCATGGGCGTCAGAGTGTCCTTGCTCTCCGTGCTGGCATCCGTATCCTGGCGCACCGTCACGTACGGAGTCCGTTTAACCGTCTCACAGGTCGATGGACGCTGCGACACCGGAATGTAGATGTCCGAGTCCACCTCCGACTGCATCGACGCCTTGCGGACCACCTGCTCGTTGAGGGCCTCACGTGACTTGACCACTTCGTCCGGTTCCTCCGGCAGAGGCACCACCTCAAAGTGCGTGCCCTCGTCGAAGATGTAGGCATCAGGACGGACCTCGGTCAGCGAACGGTTAAAGCGGCGCCGGGTTGTGACCTGGATACATTCAACACAAGTGtgtgcacagaaagaaaaaaatagtATGTCATCGgttcaataatttatttcacataaaacattttctaacataaaatttcaaagtataaataacaaataaatagaGACAAACTAATTTGAATCATACTAATAATTGCTAGCGgtcacaaaaattaaaagattcTGGATATAAAAGAGAGCCCACAAAACGTATAATAAATGTGATGTCAAAGAGCCTGGGGGCTAAAGCATATTCGAAGCAATCTATTTATTGGATCGAAGAATATCAAGTTCAGAATGACATTTTCTGTCCCAGTGTGCTTGGTATTGCTGCGATATGTAATTCAAACGCACCTGGAGCGAATTCAAATTCAGACCGGCACCCAGACCAAGTGGAACGATGgctcctccaccaccaccaccaccaccaccactgccaCCGCCAGCACCATTTCCTCCGCCGCCGACGCCACCGCCCTCCGTGTCCGAAATGGAGATGGTGCGCATGCGCTGCATCTCTCCGGGAATGTTAATCGTCGAGCCGCGCAAATCATCCGCACCAGCCGTGTGTGTCGACATGAAGCGATGTATGACGGCCAAATGCGAGAGTATCTGCTCCGAGGATTCCTCCATCTTTCGCAATCGGAACTCGATGTTCTGCAAAAGACACATGAAAAGTGGTAAGAAATCGAATTTAATTTCCACAGCATATTCAGCGTATATGCATGATAGTTGTTGGAAAAGCTGCAACGGCTGCAGTAAATGGTCATTCGGACGTGTCcaattttcaattcaaatgTAAAATCGTGCTGTCAGAACCCATGTTACTTCGGATAACACGAATCACActggaaatttgcataaaaatgcaaacacaGCATTGGGATAAATGTCGAAGCAGGTGGGATGATGGTGGGTACTGATGTCTACGCACCTGAACGGTGGCCGTTTGAATGTTTTCCTTCTGATTGATGTCCTCGATTTTCTGAGACATGGTCTCCACTCGCTCCGTGGTGTTCTTCACCCGCTCGTCCGTCGACTGATTAAGGATGATTTCCTGTTCGTGAAAGAAGCCCTCGACGCACTCCTCCTCGAAGTCGTACAGCCGCTCCAGGTCGTCCTTTTCCAGGAACAGTTTGAGACCATTGTCCCGCTGCACCTCCAATCCTGCGGATTGCCGATCAAGTGGACACATGTTACATGGCGAGTCAGGGCATAAAAGTACGGGCGAAAACCAAGAAtgaacaataacaacagcgcCCGGGGCAATGGGAGTGCACAATGGAATCGAAATGGAAAGTGTGGCAAATCGTTTCGCCATAACCCAATTAGGAggtgttgttattgttgtcgcCAAGTGGCAAGGTTGATTTCAATACAAAAGAGCaggtggcgtatacgtaatgcagTTAGTTACAGAAGCACACACAGTCGACACAGTTGGGGCAGGCACGCAGGGAGAAAAGTTAGATATTTGTACATTATTGCTGCTCGGCTGACAATGCCACAGACACGATTGACTCACAGGGAACAAAGCTAAACTTGCTCATCCCGGGCTCACCTTTCGCCTTCCGCACACAGTACTTGAGCAGCGAGTAGAAGTGGCACAGCGCGATGAAGGGCGGCGGCAGGACGGGCTTCTGCTGGTACTCCATCACCACAGTGAATCGCTGGAACATCCACACCTAAAGGCACAAATCATACCaaattatgaatatattttacgaGTAAATATGTGGCCATTTATGGCATATCagcataaaatgtaaattgtaaaGCATCAAACCTCATGGATTCGATCACAACACTCACCTGATGCGAAACCGAGTTGACCTCGTTGAAGATATTGTTGAATACGGCGATGAGCAAATTTATCAGCAGAATATTGGCAATCAAGAGGTACATGGACATGGTTATCGGCGTTACCCAATGGCCTGTAATCCAATTAGTTGGTGTGTTGGTGTTAAAAGTGCGGCATCAATACTCGCATGTATTCAGTGGCCGCCATCTGGATTCGGGGGCCACATACTCACCAGTGACGCAGCCCGGCTGGCTGGGATCCTCGCCGCAGGGAGGGTCGATATCGCCGGCGAACACCTCTCCGTACAGCATGAAGTAGGGCTGGAAGATGACCTGGAGAACGATAAATTAAAATGACCATTAAAGCGCCATCTGTTGGAGCCGGGGGGCATCGCCATCGAGACATGAGACATGGGCGGGCGTAATTCAATTTGCGCCAGTCGCCCAACATAAATGCAAGTTATACACATTGAAACacagtttggttatttttagcCATCACCTGACGATATTTGTGTGggggggttggggttggggttggtgttggtgttggggTTTTGGGGGTGGGCtggtgtctgtgtgtttgggATGCAagttatttgatttttaattttctggGACTTTTCATTCGAAATTGGAAACAGCATGctaaatatttacacatcGATGTCTCCCCATCTCATTTGCATATAACAGCTGGATTAATGCAAATGCTCTTTGATTAAAACTCTAATATTTGCCTTATAACTATCATCACTTATTCATTGCTGACCTAGGGCTAATATTTGCATTACACTGCTGCAGGCGGCTTAAATTATTTAGCAtgcaaaactgaaaaatggAATTAAATCAACGTTGAAGATGTCGAGCAGAAAAACAcgaaatttaaagaaaaatcaGAGGGGTGAGGGCTtgttataaatattcataagCGAAAACAGAGTACACACATTTACCTTAAAGAGGCACAGAGCTGGTCTAAATACTAGTTTGTACATCATGCAGAATTGAAAATACGGATTGAAATTAATGCATTGGACCGGAAAGAAGGAGTGGAGTCTCGGCTCGCCGAACCTGGCCAAACCCTTGCAAATTCAACACGGATTAGGTTTGACAGTCTTAAGTGGCAGATTCCAAACGGACTTAACAGTTTCCTTTGCAAGAGTCGAAAAGGAAAAGGTGGGGATGCGAGATTTCGGAGCAGAAGTAGGCTTTGGGGATCAAGAGACAGAGGAGAGAGCAAAAGATACACAGGTAcgagtatacgagtataaaCATTTTGGGGACACAGTCGAACTTCCAACGGAGTTAAAAGTAGATAAAAACGGGGTCCACATAAAACTCAGGTTGAAATAGAATACTTGGCACACATTGATCTCCATCAAGACACAACATCAACTATAGACCACACCAATATGCAGCAGATATATCtgagtattattattattatatttttttttttttaatttattttggcagACGCATCTAGGGCATTCTACAGTCGGCTCTCTATATAGCAAACCAAGTTCATCAATCACAAATGGCGTTACATTTGTCAAGTTGCCGCTCGTCAAATTCGAATGCTCATTGTGGGTGGGCGGAGTTGCAGATGTTGCCGCCGGAACTGTGGAGCTGGAACCGGTGGTGGAGCTGGCTGCAGTGGTGGTCACTGGTGGAGCACCCATTGTATGATAGCCACGATGATAGCTGGAACGGGTATTGTGCCCCAGGGCACCTAGAAATCCGGGCGCCGTTATGGAGCCGGCAATAACCTGGcattttggcaattttcaAGAACATTTAACGGGCGATTTATGCGATTAATGCGATTAATGCGATTTATATGACAAAGATGGTTAGTGAAGGCAATAAAGTGATAGATTTGAGTTCGAAATGTGGCGGACAAATGACAGAATGacagaaagaaagaaagaagagTATAATACGAGACAGTCAATTTGAGCGTCATTTGTTCGGTGATTTTGATTAAATTCTAGTTAGTCAACTACTTAATGTAAAGTGGATTGAATGGAGCACCAATCGACAAAACTACTCGTACGTAAAAATGATTTGCTTGCACCACTACTGAGGAACGCAGGCCAAAAACTTGCTTTGCTTGCTATTAAGTAAATGTATGTACTCCGCATCGTtaggtatgtatatatttaaagttaaaGCTGCAATTGAAATCGTCGAAAGGACACACTCGCTTTcactgtgtgtgagtgtgtcgGTTTGTGTTAATGAGGCTGACATACGCACATACACTCAAATCGGGGGATTAGTTTATTTACAGAAAGTCGACAGGACATATGTGTAGCATACAGCGGTATATATATAGCTTACCTCCTTGATGAGACTCCAGGTGGGTTGTTTGTCGGGGAAGAGAATCGCTTGTCTGCTGACACCAAAGCTCATCAACACAACCGCCAATAGGACCACGAAGTAAATCATGTTTTTCACCATTTTGCCCATCATAGTGACCAGTGGtcctgaaatattttataatataaaagcTACTTCTCCGCTTTCTTTATTGAAtggctttttttttacaagGAATATAACAATGCAAACTAAGTACTAAAGGGTCAATTGTAATGGTGTTCGGTAGAGATTTATATACCTCATATGTACGCCTTATTTATTGGCTTAATTTAGCTTACGGAACTAAAGACTCACCCAGATATTTATTCACGCCAAGAATGTTCAGTATTCGCAGGTACCAGTATATGCTGTCCACACAGTAGATAACTCGTCCAATATCCATCGTATTCGGCCGGAATCGAAATGCCAAACCGATGACAAAGAGTATAATGGCTGCTCCGTCGCACGGATTCCACAtattccacgcccacaccgaGAACTTATGCCTGCTCGCCGAATTCGAATTAATGGCGCCCAACGAGGAATCGTTAATTCAAGCGTAAGAGGCACATATTGAAGACATAAAGTAATGGAAATTCGCACAACTGTGAAATACGCCCAGCTTCATTTGCACTCATCGCCAGATGCAATTAAACACAAATGATTGAGGTGTGCGGGTATAGGGGTCTACTTACGTAATGGCCACCGGTTCGGAGGATATTATTTCGCGCACCTTTTCGAAGCCCAGCGTTGTGATATATGCTATCGAGTACCACTCCTGCCAACGCGGCATATTCTCCATCTTCACCAGCACAGTGAAGGAGAACATTATGAGAAAGAACATATAGGCAATCTGCAATGGAAAACGGAGGGTTTAGAAACTGAGAAATTGGCCATGAAAATTGGTTGAAAGCTACAATAGCTATGATATACCTATCTCCAGAAAAAAATACCTACTCGATTGAGTCGAATATGAAAATTATAACTATGatcaaaaactatttatatacatatactacCTTTCGCCCAGTGCACTTGCATCGGAAATGAATCCAGCAAGCTCGATAGTAATTTCCGCCACTTACCGAATCCGCCCAGAACTTGGTGATGGGTGCCGTGTAGAACTCGTAGAACTTCTTTTTCAGGCGCAGCGGCTGGTGCTGTTTCACCTCATTGTACTCGGAAAGATTGAAGAACTCTCGAAATTGGGCGGGATCTGAGTCGGTGAGTGAGACCTGTGGGGAAATGACGACGGTATTAGTGGGCCAGCAGGGGCGAAAGTGAAGGCCGAGTGGCGCTTGATAGTTTTCGGACTTAATTAAATCATCAATGTGCAGTGAACATTCAAAGAGAGCCACGTGGGGATATATTACATTGGGGAATTGGGTATACGCCCCGTTGAATCGGCGTGTCAAATGTGATTTAGTTGGCTGTCTAATTAATTTGCTGGTGTTTTAGGCTCGATTTGCTATTGCTATTTATACGCGTGTTTAGTTTCCAGACACAACATGCAGAACAAATTAATGAAGTTAAGCATTATgcaaatcaaaatgttttaGCCGCAGGGTGTTCGAAATGTGCTGACAAAAAGTAGCATAGAGCAACTGTACTACTGAGGTAAATCGAGAAGGATTTAATAAAAGGTGTACTGTTGAATTCACACATTTTCTACGCATACATTTTCGCAAATGAAGCTACGAAATGCGCATTCCAAAAGGGAATAATATGAGGCAAAACTACTAAAGCCAGTTACAGAAATGccattgaaatgaaaatatctTGTGGAAGTGGGAGTAAATTATATCCGGGTTCAACTAACTTTGGAGGGCTGTTCTTCCGCTCCAGCAGTGAGATTAACCTGTAAAATTGATACGATACAAGTACTAGGACATTAGAATGGCGTGTGCGGTTTTCAATTGCAAAAATATCCATCCCTATGCAGATGGGTGTCtgagtacgagtacgagtataaCTGATGTGCTGACTGGGTGATACCATAATGTCATATGTAGAGTTTTCAGGTGTCTTTGTCTAGGAATCGAGCTACAATAACCAAaggggaaataaaaataaacaaagggGAACggcatttctttttctgttcTGTGCTGTCACTTTAAGTTTACAAAATGTTATGGTCGAGCAAAATGGCAGTCTTATCGCATTCTGAGTCGAACATTTCGATGGAAAAATACGAGTAGGTGGTGTATGAAGAGCTGGTTTGTGTTGGTTGTTTCATTGGTTGGTTGATTggttggttttgtttgtttgtttggttgtttTGTGGAGCTACTcactttgccattttcgtGTACTTTTGTATCGCGCACTGAGTAAGAATCCGCCAATAGAGCCTGCAACGGTTCACGCACATTTTTCGCATTTATCAGATATGTAATCACTCTTTAGTTTTACTTTCTAAAGGGTTTTGAGCGGTGATCTTTGGACATAGTACTTTAGTTCAGATGAAGAAGTGGTTGTGTGGAGGTGTGTGTTTTAGGTACAGGTTTCCATAATGATTTGTGGTGCAGGAAAGATTTTAAGTTGAAAGTATTGCAAATACTTCATCACACATACGTAGGCATTCCACAGATATGTACATGGGGGCGAACAAACTACtattaaatacatttcctCTTGCACTCAATGgactttaatttgatttggtGATTAACAGATTAACCCCTTCCAATAGAAAAGTGGGTGGCGATGGAGCCTGAGCTTGTGCAGTGCCCCAGTAACtgaaaaacaatatttgcaCAAGTGCCTTGCCTCCTCTCGAGTCATTCAGTGAGTAGTTTGACATAGACCTGATGGCATTTGATGTGGTTTTGTTGGCAACGAATGCTGGGGGATAATGCTTAGAGTGGGGTTTGTGCCGAGATTATTACTTAATTTAACTTTAAGCCAGCTCTTGGCTGTTGCCAATGAATGTCATTACGCTGCTAATGGATATTCGCACTTAATTCGAACTAAAGAGgactttaaaattttatggGAAGCATTAGAGGCAAAAGCTACTCGAATGTAACGAGGGCGGGCAATATTCGGTAACTTACATCTGTTGAATTCGAGACACTCTTAAAGGAGGGCGAGCTGTTTTCAGCTGGTATAAGCTTGCACTTTGGGAAAATACACATTCAAATGATGGTTAGTGGtgaacaaaaaattacattaaaaactGGGCGAAAtgtaatgaattttaaatgagTTCCCAATTTTTAGTGGCCACATTTCAGGGCTGTGAGTTGTACTAAACTATCGAAGGAGATGAAAAGAGCACGTGTTTGTGCTCCCGATTGATTGGGCTGttctataaataatatagTAAATCAACATAATCAATAAAACACATTATTCGAAAGCCCCTTAGAAGAAAATTcgttaatttcaaaaataactGGAGCAGAAAAAGTGTAGCAACTCCTGCACCAAAAccaaatattgatttttcttgtttttgtctTCTCAGGAGTGCCTCAGAAATATTTATTCCTTTGAAATCCCTTTCAATGGCACCAAAGAGTATCTTCTAGTAAAAATAATCTTGGCAAAAATTCTGACGATGATGTACACTTTAAAAACGTTGTATTGTGCAAGGGAATTATATAGCTTATGTGGTCTTCCTGCACGTCgcttttaaaatttaaattcataaaaacaTGTATACCAAATTACGATACAGATCAAAGAACAAGTATGTATGAATCGAGTAGTGTAGACAGATAGTTCGGTTTCGAAAGcaaacaaagtaaataaagtATAGTTTTGTGATTTGCCAACCAGAACATATACAAAGATACAGAGATACAGAGATAGAGAGATAGAGTCAGAAACAGAGCAGAGACAGCAAAGAGAACATATACATGTGTGTATGCATATAGATATAGACGACTTGAACACCAAAGAAACGGAAGTCAAGTATTTGGCATAGATCTGATTGATTGTTACTACCTTGTCGCGATTATTAGCACCCGCGCCCATGCTATATCTCAAGGAAATGGATCTTTTGGCTTTTAAAAGGGCGCTCTATAAACAGACAGATTTGAATTTAGGATTGATGAACAGCAGAGCGATAATTTGGTCAGTGGTTAATGGTAAACGTTAGACGTAAGGTTAGTAGATAAAATTGAATACTGAAATTGAAACTAAACGCTGACGCTGAAAACGAATAAGGCACACATTTAGGACTGGCACATATAGACAACGaaaccaaattaaattgaatgtTAGTAAGAAATGAacaaaataactttaaattacTGAAAACACAAAGCCAAATACCTCGGCATCCGGCTGCGAACGATCCGAGTCGTCATTGTCCAGATTCTGGTTTTCCAGATGCTCCTCCTCAGTCTGCGGCatctgctgcagctcctccttcGACTTGAAGTCAAGCTGCCTGATGTACAATGGCATCGCCAAGCCCAAGATGACCTGGATGCAGCACACAACACCCATTTGTAAGGCAAGCACAAAATCAGAGGTCGAGTGATTATAAGTCATACCTTGAAGTTGGTATTCTTGCGGGTTCGCAGTCCACCCATCCACAGATCCGCCAGGATCACCTGACTACAGGGATGAGCGAGAAGGGCACGATGGTTGGCCGCCACAGCCAGCGAAAGGCAGCTCTGATTTGACCAGGAGTGCAGCTCGCAGGTCAGCAGTCTTTGCGCCTTTTCCGCATCCTGTCGGTAACTGAAGTCCAGCAGCTTGTTGCCTAgcatagaaaataataa is part of the Drosophila yakuba strain Tai18E2 chromosome 2R, Prin_Dyak_Tai18E2_2.1, whole genome shotgun sequence genome and encodes:
- the LOC6530503 gene encoding transient receptor potential cation channel trpm isoform X20 — encoded protein: MLKQKRLAKQKPKAKPIPWGLKKICWGLINITVPRHQPRSWIETNFQKRECIKFIPCPKDDTKCCCGQAQITHQTIPGIESGSPGDLWLPTKHTRPQPTDAYGTIEFQGGAHPTKAQYVRLSFDTRPELLVQLFTKEWNLELPKLLITVQGGKANFDLQAKLKKEIRKGLLKAAKTTGAWIFTGGTNTGVTKQVGDALLLEGQQRTGRVVSIGIAPWGIVERNHELLGHNREVPCHSISSPRSKLAVLNNRHAYFLLVDNGTQAKYGAELILRRKLEKFISNLKLHPFTHSSTPVVCLVIEGGTNTIRAVLEYVTDSPPVPVVVCDGSGRAADLLAFVHKYASDGEEQPVLESMRDYLIGTIQKTFEVGLDQSEKLYQELLQCTRNKNLITVFRIQEKPEGEAQELDQTILTALFKSQHLSPPEQLSLALTWNRVDIARSEIFVYGQEWPNGALDEAMMQALEHDRIDFVKLLLENGVSMKKFLTIPRLEELYNTKHGPANTLGYILRDVRPHIPKGYIYTLHDIGLVINKLMGGAYRSYYTRRKFRPIYAKVMNSYANACRKSSTYQYQRYAGANSLSLVTGLLPFTSEMALFEFPFNELLIWAVLTKRQQMALLMWTHGEEALAKSLVSCKLYKAMAHEAAEDDLDTEIYEELRSYAKEFESKGNKLLDFSYRQDAEKAQRLLTCELHSWSNQSCLSLAVAANHRALLAHPCSQVILADLWMGGLRTRKNTNFKVILGLAMPLYIRQLDFKSKEELQQMPQTEEEHLENQNLDNDDSDRSQPDAECKLIPAENSSPSFKSVSNSTDALLADSYSVRDTKVHENGKVSLTDSDPAQFREFFNLSEYNEVKQHQPLRLKKKFYEFYTAPITKFWADSIAYMFFLIMFSFTVLVKMENMPRWQEWYSIAYITTLGFEKVREIISSEPVAITHKFSVWAWNMWNPCDGAAIILFVIGLAFRFRPNTMDIGRVIYCVDSIYWYLRILNILGVNKYLGPLVTMMGKMVKNMIYFVVLLAVVLMSFGVSRQAILFPDKQPTWSLIKEVIFQPYFMLYGEVFAGDIDPPCGEDPSQPGCVTGHWVTPITMSMYLLIANILLINLLIAVFNNIFNEVNSVSHQVWMFQRFTVVMEYQQKPVLPPPFIALCHFYSLLKYCVRKAKGLEVQRDNGLKLFLEKDDLERLYDFEEECVEGFFHEQEIILNQSTDERVKNTTERVETMSQKIEDINQKENIQTATVQNIEFRLRKMEESSEQILSHLAVIHRFMSTHTAGADDLRGSTINIPGEMQRMRTISISDTEGGGVGGGGNGAGGGSGGGGGGGGGAIVPLGLGAGLNLNSLQVTTRRRFNRSLTEVRPDAYIFDEGTHFEVVPLPEEPDEVVKSREALNEQVVRKASMQSEVDSDIYIPVSQRPSTCETVKRTPYVTVRQDTDASTESKDTLTPMGNNDDDQTLVGGDNSDDATPDINFEAARHRALRQRTVSLCRRNSETYSLTGADINRSHISLNQLASLSRRQMSLTQSEPDSDKDTPVGQGSAHPGKSVLHAKPSRNILLKLHSEYTSITDELESVCHMIASPTVSLPSNKASLDRPKTEMSRAEAAALLEKKHLKECEENDYMILEGLIESRGSIDASAQGFEIGVSIDYSHRYPLRRETAVELSPSKPSVDGDLMGGGGGGGAGGGDSSDTSGAGSCGAMAGISSGFQLKNERPWQRNSSMEQQTYPSPLVPTRATSDFLNPPYEGRLFKKSSESLQKNSSTETDYSAHPYRFIKQSSNETNTSLTGSYNVDTPSLTAEPSLDAGDSHSATGISISVGAVGGTATARYQPIRTASVGAADGRRLREESSSSLDLSSSGPVTMQAAPAPPVRPMLLKKQFSVDQGKPSQPSAEAVPQTPEAAQAGQAKLISTLKPQPFASKLGMNVLKESSSSTDESVGSSAKSSNPALSIPQISTHLVQDEIAKLSSNIKSSTESEKDPPFNETMC